One Vanessa atalanta chromosome 8, ilVanAtal1.2, whole genome shotgun sequence genomic window carries:
- the LOC125065835 gene encoding uncharacterized protein LOC125065835, translating to MAENDENMLLALEQSQLEQTLSGSNNNSGELMLNPLQIQQEYFENLPECDWVKYDYSNRKYLLQNIAFALFGAPSSAGDLSILNNVGETQLEGYKSRQKEHVMKIYEKLCEQSKYAQNDTDILMSVILVVCAKPKPIKFYNIEPSNHWVDLHQRNDVDIWCTPVFCVRKCIPTTIHAKPCKVFIDEDARVYHDWTSYLTNNTLPKCVIIAPENGVYQGDIVHGEDLVSVRLTVTPSPSLGLKSRVLSSVDKASTVASLGALGVLGVSALTPVGPAVIIGATVATVATGIYGLVRSSLHLHDRNVHEQTISPTDPEARGSWLNIAASSVGLAAGAATGLLSKSAAAGTNMTKTGQVLAASVEILRHANLVTGGAGVIHSLVHIILKYHKHGERPTTLELFQFTSATLFFCHAVVSNRTAQNIIEDAQAKTINEYRTNLRSNKHRKIFDKINAETRRIQGTIQGNTEVIKGIQNIANKDQYFADVLKINKDLNQHKLRISMTADGQVNLNAVHKFNPSELYNMGPEGRTQLFSSIGPANLDVPNAPTRIAPSTTAVSYVDGDEENGLLVGIHPGEILRIGTLLVRVSASGAENVALLLENLSQDLYANLMTVCFNVLSQMMPQEIARLRILSPEEDLIVQIVKFVFNYMKEERPMGTYRNTDNGIVIVLREFFQEGRVRQETILQLKNHFMKWVEEKIMERTREFPNKKRVTCSVCEGVRFA from the exons ATGGCtgaaaatgatgaaaatatGCTATTAGCATTAGAACAATCACAATTAGAGCAAACATTATCTGGAAGTAATAACAACAGTGGTGAACTAATGCTCAATCCTTTACAAATACaacaagaatattttgaaaatttgccTGAATGTGATTGGGTTAA ATATGATTACAGCAATCGGAAATACTTGTTACAAAATATAGCATTCGCTTTATTTGGAGCCCCAAGCTCTGCAGGcgatttgtcaatattaaacaaCGTGGGAGAAACGCAACTGGAAGGATATAAATCAAGGCAAAAGGAACatgttatgaaaatttatgaaaaGCTCTGTGAACAAA gtaAATATGCACAAAATGATACAGATATTCTTATGTCAGTAATACTGGTTGTGTGTGCAAAACCGAAGCCCATTAAGTTCTATAATATTGAACCCTCTAACCATTGGGTGGACTTACATCAACGCAATGATGTCGATATATGGTGCACACCCGTGTTTTGTGTTAGAAAATGTATTCCTACTACAATTCATG ctAAGCCGTGTAAGGTTTTTATTGATGAAGATGCAAGAGTGTATCATGACTGGACAtcatatttaacaaacaatactTTGCCGAAATGTGTCATTATCGCACCTGAAAATGGAGTGTACCAGGGAGATATTGTTCAT GGAGAAGATCTAGTATCTGTAAGGCTGACAGTCACTCCATCACCATCATTAGGCCTTAAATCCAGAGTACTCAGTTCAGTAGACAAGGCTAGTACTGTAGCTTCTTTAGGAGCATTAGGTGTACTCGGTGTGAGTGCCTTGACACCTGTTGGACCCGCTGTGATTATTGGAGCTACGGTCGCTACTGTTGCTACAGGAATATATGGTCTTGTGAGGTCATCTCTTCATCTTCATGATAGAAATGTCCATGAACAG ACTATCAGTCCTACGGATCCTGAGGCACGTGGTAGTTGGCTGAATATTGCAGCTTCCAGTGTTGGACTCGCTGCTGGAGCCGCTACTGGCTTACTATCTAAATCAGCGGCAGCAGGAACAAATATGACTAAA ACTGGTCAAGTTTTGGCGGCATCGGTTGAAATTCTTCGTCATGCGAACTTGGTGACCGGAGGCGCAGGTGTTATTCACAGTTTAGTGCATATCATACTAAAA tatcACAAACACGGCGAGAGACCAACTACGCTAGAACTCTTCCAGTTCACGAGCGCCACTTTATTCTTCTGTCACGCTGTAGTGTCTAATCGTACTGCACAAAACATCATAGAAGATGCCCAAGCCAAAACTATTAATGAATACCGTACTAATTTAAGAAGTAACAAGCACCG aaaaatattcgataaaatCAACGCTGAGACACGCAGAATTCAAGGAACAATACAAGGCAATACGGAAGTGATTAAAGgcatacaaaatattgctaaCAAAGACCAGTATTTTGCTGATGTactcaaaataaataaggatttaAACCAGCACAAACTTAGAATATCCATGACAGCCGATGGACAAGTCAACCTCAATGCAGTACACAAATTCAATCCTTCCGAATTGTACAATATGGGTCCAGAAGGAAGGACGCAGCTGTTCTCTTCAATCGGTCCGGCTAATCTTGACGTACCAAATGCTCCAACACGTATTGCGCCTTCAACAACAGCTGTCAGTTATGTGGATGGAGACGAAGAGAATGGTCTCTTAGTTGGCATACATCCCGGTGAAATCTTACGTATCGGGACATTGTTGGTCAGAGTTAGTGCATCAGGAGCAGAAAACGTCGCTCTGCTACTTGAAAATCTCAGTCAAGACCTCTACGCCAATTTGATGACGGTTTGCTTTAACGTTTTATCCCAGATGATGCCTCAAGAGATCGCAAGATTAAGAATTTTGAGCCCCGAAGAAGATCTGATAGTGCAAATCGTTAAATTCGTTTTCAATTATATGAAAGAGGAGCGACCGATGGGCACCTACCGAAACACCGACAACGGTATAGTGATAGTTCTTCGGGAATTCTTTCAAGAGGGGCGAGTCCGTCAGGAAACAATATTGCAATTGAAGAATCATTTTATGAAATGGGTCGAAGAGAAAATTATGGAAAGAACACGAGAGTTCCCGAACAAGAAACGTGTCACATGTTCCGTATGTGAAGGAGTTCGGTTTGCTTGA
- the LOC125065840 gene encoding uncharacterized protein LOC125065840: MKLPFNIILRPVLKTYFKSSKVFCQHYTFAASVPYTYIYSALGLFINVHHLKKHLGEIPLIDQVSKESNKIYRNEMLVHDLKIIAISMGLVQYSCLLFGCYTNDSGRCESTGIRVKLRALLVALLGVSMSACAFASQPVELELDDDEVNQRLNNVSFARRITKPTIRLVMGYGKLSAFVTACTSLLLLIAVMSKQSWWRRGARWLAAPALLVAALEAASDASDALLAAVLRGSAEPALVAGQTAAACLLITIEILVWYFIAKFFEFNPAIPLPLPKEALPKPAITYPQQS, encoded by the exons atGAAGCTccctttcaatataattttaaggcctgtattaaaaacttattttaaaagttcgaAGGTTTTTTGTCAACATTATACATTTGCTGCTAGTGTTCcctatacatatatctatagtGCTCTTGGGTTG ttcaTTAATGTTCACCACTTAAAGAAACATCTCGGTGAGATACCATTGATCGATCAAGTTTCAAAAGaatcaaacaaaatttataggAATGAAATGCTTGTGCATGATTTGAAAATTATAGCAATATCTATGGGTTTAGTTCAGTATTCGTGTCTACTGTTTGGATGTTACACA AATGATTCGGGGCGTTGCGAGAGTACTGGCATCCGAGTAAAACTGCGAGCTCTGTTGGTAGCTCTTTTAGGAGTGTCGATGTCAGCTTGCGCGTTTGCCTCGCAGCCTGTTGAACTGGAACTAGACGATGATGAAGTTAATCAAAGGCTTAATAATGTTAGCTTTGCTAGACG tattacaaaACCTACAATTCGCCTCGTGATGGGTTACGGAAAACTTAGCGCGTTCGTGACAGCTTGCACTTCTCTATTGCTACTCATCGCTGTCATGTCCAAG CAATCCTGGTGGCGACGTGGTGCCAGATGGTTAGCGGCTCCTGCATTGCTGGTTGCCGCACTAGAAGCGGCATCAGATGCTAGCGATGCATTGTTAGCTGCAGTGTTGCGAGGGTCGGCCGAGCCTGCTTTGGTCGCTGGACAAACTGCCGCTGCTTGTCTCTTGATCACTATTGAGATTCTCGTctg GTACTTCATTGCTAAGTTTTTTGAATTTAACCCAGCTATACCATTGCCACTGCCTAAAGAAGCTTTACCAAAACCTGCTATTACTTACCCCcaacaaagttaa
- the LOC125065906 gene encoding uncharacterized protein LOC125065906: MEPKEKRDEEYPLLKVDAGGGDGKLRNAIPATIMTTGWNITCTPKQSWCTRWPEFVSAFWMTLILLAISFLVFYAIGMSAHRRQPIVIVRCNDTKAKPGSDVFYHHIIARDAYVPFTFYSEYLSFMASQYPSLRYHVYFLIDDSTQPFRESRYPSPRLLKRIVPRVTDPFNTIHNQNKRDIRDFQKRYQNVNISVMNLSKYMAMTPLKFKWVMIPQNYLSFYARVYEIWQNGGIGFDLTTFNNIYKNNKELDQRIDNILKQHNNGFELEKYDDVLESIDNDEQKELFSMFFNLIERILNETRLFFDTDLTTNVTILGNSPLVRTHRNKRDTGNITKAFNVTNSNITSSNNAIYTFNDTVRNISMVQNNVSIEVKFKNGSILNTTNTTVESPTHLHLKTTNISGYRSEIPQVLFFYDISRISDETGPTYFLPKPIQSGEVIKTVTASNQKRSNYLSLSHDGYFVAASSRHHPFLAQLFSSSCHRLNPKYAIKDTLLSQCSGFLRDDIYCENIRLLYNII, encoded by the exons ATGGAGCCCAAAGAAAAACGCGATGAAGAATATCCCTTACTAAAAGTTGATGCTGGAGGAGGGGATGGTAAACTCCGAAATGCCATTCCAGCTACCATTATGACAACCGGGTGGAATATTACATGCACACCTAAGCAGTCCTGGTGTACTCGTTGGCCAG aatttgTTTCGGCTTTCTGGATGACTTTAATTCTATTAGCAATttcatttttagtattttatgctATAGGGATGAGTGCTCATAGGCGACAGCCGATTGTTATTGTTAGATGCAATGACACGAAAGCTAAACCAGGAAGTGACGTATTCTACCATCATATAATAGCGCGGGATGCTTATGTACCATTCACGTTTTATTCTGAATACTTATCTTTCATGGCATCACAGTATCCATCGTTGCGTTATCACGTATATTTTTTGATAGACGATTCAACGCAGCCGTTTCGAGAATCAAGATATCCTAGTCCTCGACTTTTAAAAAGAATAGTACCACGCGTTACTGATCCATTTAATACGATTCATAATCAAAACAAACGAGATATACGAGATTTCCAAAAGAGatatcaaaatgtaaatatcaGTGTGATGAACTTGAGCAAGTACATGGCAATGACGCCGTTGAAATTTAAATGGGTAATGATCCCGCAAAACTACTTGTCTTTCTATGCTAGGGTATATGAAATTTGGCAGAATGGTGGCATTGGATTCGATCTGActacgtttaataatatttacaaaaacaataaagaatTAGATCAAAGGATCGATAACATATTAAAACAGCACAATAATGGTTttgaattagaaaaatatgaCGATGTGTTAGAGTCTATTGACAACGATGAACAGAAAGAATTATTctcaatgttttttaatttaattgagcgCATTTTAAACGAGACTCGTTTATTCTTTGATACTGATTTGACAACTAACGTTACTATTTTAGGAAACAGCCCTTTAGTAAGAACTCATAGAAACAAGCGTGATACTGGAAATATTACTAAGGCATTTAATGTTACTAATAGTAATATTACCTCAAGTAACAATGCTATTTATACGTTTAACGATACAGTTCGGAATATATCTATGGTCCAAAATAATGTGAGCATTGAGGTAAAATTTAAGAATGGAAGCATATTAAATACTACCAACACTACAGTCGAATCTCCAACACATCTTCATTTAAAAACCACCAATATATCTGGATATCGAAGCGAAATTcctcaagttttatttttttacgatatttctAGAATTTCTGATGAAACTGGTCCTACTTATTTTTTACCAAAACCAATTCAATCTGGTGAAGTAATTAAAACCGTTACGGCATCTAATCAAAAGAGATCAAACTATTTATCATTAAGCCATGATGGGTACTTCGTGGCAGCTTCGTCACGTCACCACCCATTCTTGGCTCAACTGTTTTCTTCCAGTTGTCACAGACTCAATCCAAAATACGCCATTAAAGACACGCTTTTGAGCCAATGCTCTGGATTTTTAAGAGATGACATATATTGCGAAAACATtcgtttactttataatattatttaa